A stretch of DNA from Mugil cephalus isolate CIBA_MC_2020 chromosome 12, CIBA_Mcephalus_1.1, whole genome shotgun sequence:
ACAAGGCTGAAACCAGTAGTCCTCGGTTGCCTTCCCACAAGACCTTTGTCGCCATCCAGTGGTTTCCTCAAGCTTTGGATTTTAGATCAAAACGTATTTCCTATCTTCACACACTACCAATGCACATTTCTTCACTGTagttcttttgtctttccaaagcaagaacagaaacactgtcAGTAATGACTATGTTCCGTTACCAGATGCAGCAAGTCAGGTCGTAAGAAGCATGCAACCCCTGAATTTACACATCTATATGTAAGATGCCATcggttattgtttttaattatggcagtaCACAAACGTTAAGTCATTTTCatgtcaaagaaaacaaaaaactgcaaagCTACTGAATACTAACATCAAATATAATCTGTTCGTTTTTAAGTTACTGATTAAAGAGTTTTTAGAAAGAGTAAAAAAATCAGCTTGTTCTGTCAGGAAGTGACAGAACAATTGCTCATCCGTTAACTTCAGCGTCACATCGCGGAATGTGGAACCTGCCTCGTTTGGTCCTTGGAGATTATTTCTTGTAAAATATTGCCACCTCCTGGTCCTTCGGGTGAATAGCAGCAGGTCCAGTCTCCTCTCACGGTTGCTACTCAGTTCTCAAGTCCGATCATGTTTCAGTTTCTTACTTGGAGAAAAGTCCCACTGAAGTCTATAAAGTAATTATAACATTTGATTCctgcaaaaacaccacaagtaaagaaaataaaataaaaaaacaagctgactTCATATTCAACTGATGGCTTTGGTCCAACTTGTTCATTCACACTCAGGCGTTGTGGCCTCACAGTTAGGATGTTAGTATCGTCCACAGTCTTAGACGTAGTTATTCAGCCTATAGCCATTGCTGGAAAGGGAGCAGAGTGAAGGAGCGCGGTTGTCTTTCAGGGCCTCCGGTGGCTTGTAGAGTGGAGCAGGAGGATATATGTTATTGAAGGCAGGGGGAGGGGATGATGGCGGGCTCCTCTGCACGAGGACTGGGCTCCGTGGCCTGTCgctactgctgctccagcacAACACCATTCCCCCGGTGAGACTGAGGCAAGCTGAGGCGTAACCGAGATACACGGCCAGGCCGATCTCGTACTTCATTCCACTGTGGAGGAAAGGGTCATAGAATTCCATGATGACGTCGTTGGTGGTCCAGGACACGGTGACCAGGCAGAGGACCCcagcacagagaaaacaaacacctcCGCTCAACACCAGGGGAGATTTGATCAGGGAGCTGCGACCGAAGCGAGTGCACTTCATCCCTATCACAGAGACCAGAGAGGCCAGGACGGAGGTGACGCAGGAGAGCACCATGAGCGCTCGGGCCGCCTAACGTGGAAAAGAGCACAGCAGTCAACACTTTGCTGTTCTAGCCTCTAAATGTAATGCTACATCCTGCATTGCAGCAGGTAATAGATAGTCAAGCAACTAATCTGCTGGTGATGCTAAGAATAGAGTTCACTGTTATTCCACATTATTCCTGAATGCAAcagtagttttatttacatataaagtTCACTCTTTAAGTGAGTTTATATGACGACAATtatgaaatgatgatgaatgaaaatgatgaatgatgaataacATTAAGAGCAGATTAAGAGTAACAGCAGTAGACTAGAATCACCAAAACCCCAGAGTGTACAGTTACGCTTAAGAATTTAAGCTTCAGAAGTTCCTAAAGGAGACTTCCTGAATCACGGAGCTACTTGTCATTCCAGTCACATGGAAACTATGCTCTAAAACTGCAACTCTACAAATAATATGGACTGCAATGAACTgaccaaagtttttttttcttttttctgacaTACAtgagaagttttgtttatccaagGAGGCTTATTGAAATTAATTGTCAGTAGGATAATATTTGAttatatttcaaatatatttacttCAGCATTATATAAAACAGAGAAGACCAACAAATCctcacaattaaataaaatattctggattttttttcaactgaTTATGTACTTGTACTTAATTTTCTTTGCCATTTCAGATCGTCTTGAAGTGATGTTTACCTGCAGGTCACGCGGCAGCGCCAGCAGCGATCTGTACAGCTCACACTGGTAAATGCCAGTGCTGTGCCAGACACACTCCATCCACAGACCTTTCATGTAGGCAGTGGCTGTGATGATGTTGGAGCCCACATAGGCCGTGCTGCGCCAGTGGGGGAGCAGGGTTGCGACTACAGTTCCGGCAAACCCCAGCAGCCCCAGGAAAAAGCCAAGGAGCTGAACAGCTGTGCTGGCCATGTTTGTCTCACTTGGGTGATGATGAAACTGGAAAGTGCAAAGTTACAGCTTGTAATTACTGTTGATGAAGATATACTAATAAGAAAACAGTAGATAGCCTTTAGGTGTCCACCTGAAAGCGTCTGTGGCTCTTCCTTGTTtcataagaaaaaaagggaaagtgaacacacagagaaagtttCAGCACACGAAAGAGGAACACTGTCAGAACAAAACTACCGACTGTCCCCCAGGCTGAAATGTGGCTGGATTACTCCTCTTATCTCCACGGCCCCCTGCAGTATGGTATATTCCACTGAGCTCACATCCAGTCACAGACTCTGAGCCATTCCTCAAGTCTCTCCCGAGCGTGGGCAAAAATAGCTGTGGAAACTCTCCGGCATCAGTCTCTGGTGAGTGGCAGATGACTGCATGTGTAACTAATGAGAGCGGTGTTCGGCTTCACCTGTTTAACGCACCCCTCCGGGGGGGCAAACGGCGGCAGACTATTTGTTAAGCTGTTCGCCACCCCTcaggaaaggagagagaggggaaattaaacatttacagaaatcACCCGAGCTGAGAGCACTGCTTTAAGCCACTAACTTTGAGAATTTTTCACAGCTCCGCAGGGTATTGGAAAGCGAGGCGCTGAACGACTTGCTGAGAGCGCGTCCGTCAACCGAACTGTGACAAGAAAGCAGAGCACTGACATTTGTTGTGATAATGGgccaaattaaaatatttcttacATAATCGGTGAGCTGAGAGCATGTGACACTCGGTTTCACATttacaaatatgtaaaaataccACAACCTGTTGCTCAGGGTTGCAAGATCCCCTCTCTCACAGCACCTAATCATTTACTTTTGTTCCTTCGTGATGTTTTGAACTCACTTATTCTCCATCTGAAAATACCCTGACTTTGACCTACAAACAATATTAATACTGAAAATGGCTTTTTGTGAGCACAAGAATGAAACAGATGGACTCTACATTTAAATTTCCTCAGAGAACAGAGGCTGTTTATGAAGCCCGGTTGTCAGACCTGGCACCACTAGGGCATCTTCAGATATCAGAGATACAAGCTGCATTGTGCTTGCTTAATGATTGACTCCAGTGAAGGCATAACAAGCAA
This window harbors:
- the LOC125017702 gene encoding claudin-14-like; this translates as MASTAVQLLGFFLGLLGFAGTVVATLLPHWRSTAYVGSNIITATAYMKGLWMECVWHSTGIYQCELYRSLLALPRDLQAARALMVLSCVTSVLASLVSVIGMKCTRFGRSSLIKSPLVLSGGVCFLCAGVLCLVTVSWTTNDVIMEFYDPFLHSGMKYEIGLAVYLGYASACLSLTGGMVLCWSSSSDRPRSPVLVQRSPPSSPPPAFNNIYPPAPLYKPPEALKDNRAPSLCSLSSNGYRLNNYV